From Halomarina ordinaria:
CTCCGGGCGCTGGCCGAGGCCGGCCAGGAACCGCGGACGTTCTCCGCGCTCCGCGAGCGCGTCGGCGAACGTGACTCGGGGAAGTTCAACTACCACCTCGGGAAACTGGTCGGGCCGTTCGTGCGTCGCGAGGCGGACGGCTACGCCCTCACGCTCGCCGGCCAGCAGGTCGTGGGGGCGCTGCTCGCCGGCACCTACACCGCCGAGGGGCGACTGGAGACGCTCGACGTCCACGACCCCTGTCCGGTCTGCGAGGCCACGCCGCTCGCCGTCTCCTACGAGGACGACCACGTCACCATCGAGTGTCCCGCCTGCGAGGAGTGGTACAACTACTTCTCGTTCCCGCCGGGGACGCTCGACCAGTACGACCCGGACGAACTCCCCGAGGCGTTCGACCGCTGGATGTACACCCTGTTCGGGCGCATCACCGCCGGCTTCTGCGCCAGTTGTGCGGGGCGGGTGACCGGCCGACTGGAACCGGAGCACGACCGGCCGTCCATCGCCTGGGCCTGCGACCGCTGCGGCGACGTCGCCCGTGTGTCGGCGTCGGTCCCCCTCCTGTATCACCCCGCCACCCTGGGGTTCCTCTACGACCACGGCGTCGACACGACACGCACCCCGTCGTGGCGACTGCTGCCCGAGCGCGATGTCGCCTACGACGTCGACGCCGACGGGGTGACCGTCACACTCACCCTCGACGGCGAGTCGCTCACCGGCCACGTCGACGAACGGGGGCGCGTCGCCGGCGTCGAACGCGCCGACCGCTGACGACGGGCGTCCTCGCGTTTCCAACCGCGACGACCGCAACCGTTTTTTCGCTCGCACGGCTCTCTCTACCCGATGACCGGGCCGTCCCGCTGGCGCTGGTCGCCCCCCTCGCCAGCGGACAGTCCCCTCGGCGTCGCCGTCGCGGCCTAACCGCGACTGGCGGGCCGTCGGCGCTCCCTCCGCTCTCCTTCTCGCCTCGCCGCCGACCACCCCGACTCGACTCCGATGCCGACGAACCACGACCCCGACACACCCGACGCGCCCGACAGTACCGCTTCCGACCACGCCGCCGACTCCACGACCCTCGACCCCCGGGACGTCGACTACGAGACGCCCGTCGAGCGCTTCGGCGCCGCCGAACTGACCGACGACCACCTCGCCCGGTTCCCCCAGCCACCGCACCCGATGCTCCGTCGTGGCGTCTTCTACGCCGGTCGCGACGTCGACGCCCTGCTCGACGCCTGCGAGTCGGAGGCGCCGCTTTCGGTCGTCACCGGCGTCGGTCCCTCCGGGCCGATGCACCTCGGCCACGTCCTGCCCTTCTACGTCGCGAAGTGGTTGCAGGCGGCGACCGGCGCGCACGTCTACCTCCCGCTCTCGGACGACGAGAAGTACCTCACGCGGGACCTCTCGCTCGCCGACGTGCGGTGGTACACCCGCGAGAACCTCAGGGACCTCCTCGCGGTCGGCTTCGACCCCGAGCGCACCCGTATCGTCGTCGACACGGCCGACGCGGACGTGGTCTACCCGCTGGCGACCGCCCTCTCGAAGCACCTCACCCCGGCCACCGTCGAGGCGGTGTACGGCGCGCCCGACTCCGCCGGGGCGGGGTTCTACCCGGCGGTGCAGGCGACGCACCTCCTGCTCCCCCAGTTCGTCCGCGGCCCTCACACCACCACCGTCCCCATCGCCGTCGACCAGGACCCGCACGTCCGCCTGGCGCGCGACCTCGCCGCCAAGGAGCGGTTCGACGTCGAGAAACCGGGGGCGCTCCTCGCGCGCTTCCTCCCGGCGCTCGACGGGCCGGGCAAGATGAGTACGACGAGCGGCGACGGGGCGCCGACCATCGCCCTCACCGACGACCGCGAGACGGTCCACGAGAAGGTGGCCCGCTACGCCTACTCCGGCGGGCAATCGAGCGTCGCGGCCCACCGCGAACACGGCGGCGACCCCGAGGTCGACGTCGCCTTCCGGTACCTCCGGGCGTTCTTCGAACCGGACGACGCGACGGTCGAACGGCTGGCCCGGGACTACCGCTCGGGGGACCTCCTGACCGGCGAGCTGAAGGCGTACGCCGCAGACCGCATCGCGGACTTCCTCGACGCCCACCGGGCGCGCCGGCCGAGCGACGCCGACCTCGACGCCGCGCTCGCGCCCTACCGGCTCACCGACCGCGAGCGCGAACGGGCGCTCGCGGCCGTCGGTCTCGGCCCCGACCTGTCGACGGCCGCCGGCGAACACTGAAGCGCCGGCACGTCGAGGGGGTTCCTATGACAGAGGTCACCGTCCGACCGGCCGCCGCCGCCGACGTCGACGGGATTCGGCGCGTCGCCCAGTTGGGATGGGAGGCCGCCTACGGGGCGTTCCTCGACGCCGAGACGGTCGAGCGCGCCATGCGCGAGTGGTACGACCCCGACGTGGTCGCCGAGGGTATCGAGGACCCGTCGGTCGTCTACCGCGTCGCCGCCTCCGACGGGGTGGTGGGCTACGCCACCGGTCGCCTCGACCGCGCGACGGGTCACCTCACCTCCCTCTACGTCGACCCCGGGCGGTGGGGCGAGGGGGTCGGGAGTCGGCTGTTCGAGGCCGTCCTCGAACGGCTCGCCGAGCGCGGGGCCGAGTACGTCGAGATTCGCGTGCTCGCCGAGAACGAGGTCGGCCGGTCGTTCTACGCTGGGCGGGGCGTCCGACTCGTCATCGAGTCGGAGACCGACCTCTTCGGCGAACGCGTCCGTGAGGTGGTCTACGCCGGCCCGGTCCGGAGTGCGCTGGCGAAGGCTTGAAACGCACCCACCCGTTAGCAGGCCCATGCAGCACGTGACGATTCCGCAGGACCGCATCGGCGCCCTCATCGGCGAGGGCGGCGAGACGATGCGGCGAATCGAGGACCGGGCCGAGGTGCGACTCGACATCGACTCCGAGACCGGTGCGGTCGCCGTCGAGACGGTCGGCGACCCCGTCACCGGGCTGATGGGTCCCGACATCGTCCGCGCCATCGGCCGCGGGTTCGCCCCCGAGGAGGCGCTCTCCCTGCTCGACGACGACATGCGGATGTTCGAACTCGTCGACCTCGACGCCGCGACCAGAAACAAGAACGACCTCCGGCGACAGAAGGGCCGACTCATCGGCGAGGACGGCCGGACCCGTCAGCTCATGCAGGAACTCTCCGGCGCGTCCGTCGTCATCTACGGCTCGACCGTCGGTATCATCGGCGGCCCCGAGCAGGTCCGTACCGTCCGGAGCGCGGTCGAGATGCTCCTCGACGGTGCGCCCCACGGGGCGGTCTACTCGTTCCTCGAACGCCGTCGCAGCGAGATGAAGCGCCAGGGGCTGAGCTACCACGAGTTCTCGGGGTAGCCCCTCGCTTCGTCCCGGCTACACCTCGTCCCCGCGTCCCGCACCTTTTTCGCATCTGCCTGCAAGTCCCTCGCATGGTCTGGAACGACATCGAGACCGCCTCACGCGAGCGCGTCCGCGAACGTCAGGACGACCGCCTCGCCGACGTGTTCTCGCACGTCTACGAGAACGTCCCCTTCTACCGCGAGCGCTTGGACGAGGCCGGACTCTCCCCCGGGGACGTCGACGGCGTCGCGGACCTCGACCGCCTCCCGTTCACCACCAAGGAGGACCTCCGCGACACCTACCCCGACGGGCTGTTCGCCGTCGCGGACGACGAGATGCGCTGCATCCACGCCTCCTCGGGGACGACCGGCGCACCGAAGATAATCGGCTACACCCGCTCGGACCTCGACCTCTGGCGGGAGGTGATGGCCCGCTCGCTGACGGCGGCGGGCGTCGAGCGAGGGCAGACCGTCCAGAACGCCTACGGCTACGGGCTGTTCACCGGCGGCCTCGGCGTCCACCACGGCTGCGACGAGGTGGGGGCGACGGTCATCCCCATCGGCGGCGGTCAGACGAAACGCCAGCTCCAGCTCCTCTCCGACCTCGGGAGCGAGACGCTCACCTGCACGCCCTCCTACGCGCTCTACCTCGCCGAGGCGGCCGAGGAGGCGGGCGTCGACCTCGCGGACCTCCCGCTCTCGACCGTCATCTTCGGTGCGGAGCCGTGTACCGAACCCATGCGGGCGGCCATCGAGGAGCGCCTCGACGTCACCGGCGTCGACATCTACGGGCTCTCGGAGGTCATCGGGCCCGGCGTCGCCATCGAATGTGCGGAGGCACAGGCCGGCCTCCACCTCTGGGACGACCACTTCTACCCGGAGGTCGTCGACCCGGGGACGGGCGAGGTCCTGGAGGAGGGCGAGGAGGGCGAACTGGTGCTCACGACGCTGACGAAGGAGGGCCTCCCCGTCCTGCGCTACCGGACGGGCGACATGACCAGCCTCCGGTTCGACGAGTGCGACTGCGGACGGACGACCGCCCGGATGGACAACGTCACCGGCCGGGCCGACGACCTCCTCATCGTTCGCGGGGTCAACCTCTACCCGAGCGAGATCGAGGCCACGATACTCGACATCGAGGGCGTCGAACCGCAGTACCGCATCGACCTCCACCGCGCCGCCGAACTCGACGAGATAGAGATAACCGTCGAACGGGCCAGCGAGTACGACGGTGACGTCAGGGCGCTCAGGGAGCGCGTCCAGCGGGAACTCGACGCGCAACTCGCGTTCTCGCCCGACGCCGTGAGGATGGTCGACCCGGGCGGCATCGAGCGTCAGGAGACCGGGAAGGTCAAGCGCGTGTTCGACCACCGCGAGGTGGAGTGAGCGGTCGGGGTCCGGGCGCGTCTCCGGACCCCTCACGAACCCCTCGCTCGGCGGTAGCTTCATGTCCTCCACGTCGGAGTCGTAGTGCATGGCGTACAGCTACGAGCCGCACTACTTCGAGGACATGGAGGTCGGCACGACCTTCGAGAGCGCCGGTCGAACCATCACCGAGGCGGACTTCGTCTTCCACTCCGCGTTCGCGGGCGACTGGACGGAACTCCACACGAACAAGGAGTACTCCGAGGACGGACCCTTCGGGGAGCGCATCGGGCACGGCCCGATGACGTTCATCCTCACGACGGGCCTGGTCCAGCGCTGCGGGTTCGTCGAGCGCACCGTCGTCGCCTTCCTCGGGATGAACTACATGGACATCCCGAACCCCGTCTACATCGGCGACACCGTCCAGGCGGAGTTCGAGGTGACCGAGAGACGTGCGTTCGAGAGCCGCGAGGACGCCGGCCTCGTCGTCATCGACGCCCACACCACCAATCAGGACGGCGAGGAGGTGTTCGCGGGCGACATGAAGTTCATGTTCAAGCGCCGCGAGTAGACCCTCCCTCACTTCCGCAGTCGGGCGAGTCGATACCCGACGACGACGCTCACCGCCGCGACGAGGTAGCCGACGACCAGCGTGCGGTAGCTCTCCTCGTCCTCCCGGAGCCCGTAGTACGTGCCGAGGCCGAGCGCTGTCAGTACGTTCGTCGCTAGCTGTTTGCGGGGGTCGCGTGACACGCCCTCCTCCTCGTCGCCCGCGGGTATAGTCGTACGCCCTGGGCCGACTCTCAGGTGTCGCCGCTCCCGGCGGCGAAGAAGCGCGAGGAGGGAGTGAAAATAAGATGAGAGTGGCGACGAGCGCACGTGCGCTCGCGTCGGTCCTCAGTAGTAGCTCGGCGCCGTCCCGAGGGAGAACTCGGCGCTGTAGTCGCCCGAGGCCGTCTCGGTCGAGCCGTCGGGGTACGTCAGCGTGCCCGTGAACTCGCCGTCGGAGGGGACCCCGTCGGGGTAGCCGAACTCGACGCTGACGCCCCGCAGGTCGGCGTCACCCTCGATGGTCGTGGTCTCGCCCGCGTCGGGGTAGCGCTTCTCCATCGTCGTGAGGACGCCGTCGTCGGTCTGGTACTCCTTCGTCACGAAGAGGACGCCGTCCCGGTCGAGCGTCACCTCGTGGTCGCCGGTGACGGCGTCGCCGGAGGCGGACGCGCCGGCCTCGTAGTCGAAGCCGACCGCGCCGTACTTGTCGCGGACGGTCTCGTCGAAGTACGTCTCGCCGTCGTGTTCGAACGCCAGCGAGACGGGACTGTCGTACTCGTAGTTGGTCGCCTCCGCGCGCACCGTCTCCGCGTCGGCGGCCGGTTCGAACCGGGCACCCTGGCTCGGGACGGTCTCCGACTCGCCGTCGACGGTCATCTCGCCCTCCCAGACGCCCTCGTGTCCGTCGAACTGGACGGCGTACGGCGACGTCTCGCTCTCGTCGTTTTGGTCGTCGGGTCGCTGGTCGGTGGCACCGCCGGCGCGGGCGACGACCTCACCGTCGACCTTCACGACGGCCTTCCCCGAGACCTGGACCTGCCGGAGGTCGCCGGTGAACTCGTAGGCGTCGTAGCCGTCGTCGACCTGCCCGGAGAGCGTACTCCCGTCGGGTCCGATGGTGTCGTCGTCGGTACCACCACGCAGCGGCGTCAACTCGCCCGAGACGGTCACCTGGTAGGTGCTCGTCGACGCCTGCTGGCCGTCGACGACCAGCGTGTGCGTCTCCCCGTCGCTCGCGGCCGAGTCGTCGGAATCGGAGTCGTCGGAGTCGTCGGAGTCGTCCGCGGAGGAGTCGTCGGAGTCGTCGGAGTCGTCAGAGTTGTCGGAGTCGTCCGAGTCGTCGGAGTCGTCAGAGTTGTCGGAGTCGTCCGAGTCGTCGGAGTCGTCAGAGTTGTCGGAGTCGTCCGCGGAGGAGTCGTCAGAGGAATCATCGGAGTCGTCGGAACCCTCCGAATCGCCGTCACTCGATTCGTCGTCCGAATCACCGTCGTCAGCGTCGGAGTCGTCGGAGTCGGTCGAGTCGTCGGTGTTCGAATCGTCCGACCCGTCGTCGTTCACGTCCGGGTCGTCCGACCCGTCGTCGCTCTCGTCAGTGACGGAGTCGTCGGTCGAGTCCGAGTCGTCGGAGTCCGCACCGTCGTCGCTCGCACCGTCGGAAGAATCGGAGTCGTCCGAACTGGAGGTGTCGCCGTCGTCAGCGCCGTCCGGCGGGTCAGAGTCACCGGTCCCGTCGTCGTCTTCGTCGGCGACCCCTTCGCCCGACTCGCTCTCGGTTCCATCGTCGGTCCCGTTCGTCTCGGAACTCGCGGCGTCGGTGATGTCGTCCGTCGTGTCGATGGTGTCGTTCTCGTCTCCCGCCGCCGCCCGGTCGTCGAGCATGGGGAGGACGCCCCAGACGACGACGGAGCCGACGGCGACGAGGAGGACCGCGGCCGCGACGGCCGCGACCGTCATCCCGCCGATCGATTCGAGTATGCTGTCGTCTGCGCCGCGGGAACCGCCCGAGCGCGTCTGACGCCTGTCGGGTGCCATTGATGCTATCTCACCAGTACTGATATTAAGTACCGAAGACGTTTCGACCCGATTCAGGACCTTTCGTATCGGATAAGCGGTTGCTACCGCGTGAAAGGTCCGGTTAAGGACTGCCATACGGCCCCGAGAGACGACGAGACGGCGCTCCTCGGGCCCTCGAACGTAGTGGGTAGGGCTGATGGTCGGCACTCGTCGTGAACTGCGGGCGTGTCTCCGTCGTCGCGTCGGCCCCGGGCGTACAAAAGAGGGGACGTACAGGCTCGACCCATCGGGCACGTCTCCGTCCGTGGTCCGTTCCGCCCGTGGTCCGCCGGTCGATTGAGTGGACGCGACCGATGTCTCTCCGACGGATGGCCGGTCGACGTGCGGCGTCTATCGCCGCCGTCCGGTCGCGGCGTCCATGAACACGATACCGTCGGCCGACCCGACGACCCTGCGCGTCCGTCCGGGACGACCCCACAACCGGTCGAGGAGTCCCGTGCGGCGGGGGGCCGGAGGGTGGTCGGCGACGGTCACAGTGAGGGGGGTAGAGTGCGATTCGCTGTCAGTGACCATGCACTCACCTGCGTCCGGGCGATGTTAAACATGTCTATCATCCGACCAGAAAGCTTATGCCGTCTCACTCGCCGGCCGACGCGAGTGCCGTCGCTCGCGCCCTCGCGGACGGGCGAGACGGCGCTGCGTCGTCGAACAGGGTGAGCGCCAGGTCGTCGTCCTCGGCCACGCGTGCGTACCCCACGTGTCGCGGTCGGGTCACCCCGGCCAGGTCGTAGCGCTCTCGGACCGCCTCCTCGATGCGGTGGAAGTGCGCGCCGATGAGGTCGCCGCTTCCCCGGAGCGTGACGCCGTTCGGTCCCGCCAGCACTGCGTATCCCATAGCCGATTCGCACGGCCACGGGGGCATAAGCGTTCTCCCGAGTCCACCTCCCGTTTCGCCCCCACGACCCGCCGACGGGCGTTCGGTCGCCCCTGATAAAGCCGGACTTGCGAGCGCAACCCCAACTGCTATCGGCGTTTCGCGTGCACGTCAGAGGACATGGACGGTGTCCACCCGACGGTTATCGACGACGACGTGGTAGAGGGGCGACTGCTCACTGACGGCGGCGAGGAGGAAGACGAGGGGGAATCGGGCGATGACGGCGAGAGCGGTGGCGAGGGCGAGACGACGAGCGTCCTCGACCTGGACCTCGACGGTCTCGACCTCGACCTGCTCGGTCTCGAGGTCCACCTCGACGATGTCAACCTCGACGTCGAGGCGGTCGAGGCGGAGGGGAACCTCGTCGGCAACCTCCTCTCGGCGGTGGCACACCTGCTCGACGGCGGGCTCCAGGACCTGCTCAACGGGTTGCTCAACCCGCTCGAAGGACTCGGCGAGGACGTCCGGGAGCGACTCTCGAACGCCTTCGAGGGGCTGAGCGACTCGGCGTCGGGGACGCTCGGGAGCCTCCCGCTGCGCGAACTGTTCGTCGAAGTGCTCGTCTCGGTCGTCAAGCAGTTGCTGAGCAGCGGGTCGTCCGACGACGGGAACGGAGGGGACGAGGCCAGCGCATGAGCGAGACGCTGACCAGCCGCATCGACCTCGACGAGGTGCTCGAGGACGTCGACCTGGCGGAGCTGTTCGCCGACACGCCGCTGGCGGAGCTGTTCGCCCCCGGCGAGGGCGAGGGCGAGGGCGACGGTGACGCCGAGGGCGGCATCGGCGCGTCGCTCGGCGCCTACCTCGGCGAACTCCTCGGCGCGCTCCTCGGAGCGGCCGTCGGTCGGCTCGTCGGCGAGTCGCTCCTCGCCGAACTGCTCGGCGGGGACGACGGCGGCGACGGTGAGGGTGACGACGCGTGACGGTGAGCCACGATGAGTGACGACTCGTCGCTCGGCGACCTCGTAGCCTCGGGGCTGAACGACGCCATCGCGAGCGACGAGGTGGCCGAGGAGGTCGGCCGACAGCTCGGCGCGCGCGTGGGACGGGAACTGGGTCGACAGATCGGCGCGGCCATCGAGGCGGCGGTCGTCGAGGGTATCCAGGAGGGCAAGTCCATCCGGGAGATACTCGCCGACGCGAAGGACCGCCTCGTCGAGAGCGTCCGCGAGGTGCTGACCGACCGCGAACTCGTCGAGTCGCTCTCGGAGGCGGTCGGCGACATCGCGTCCGAGGAGGCGGCCAGACAGCTCAAGAGCGCGGCGCAGTCGAAGGCCGAGGAGACCGCCGGGGAAGTCGAGGAGGCCGCCTCCGACGCGGCCGACCAGGCGACTTCAACCGCCGAAGAGGCGGACGGGGCGGTCGCCGAAGCGGCAGAGAAGGTGACCGCCGCCCTTTCGGAGAGCGAAGAGACGGCCGAGGAAAGTGCGGAGGAGGCCGAAGCAGCGGCCGAAGAGACTGCTGAAGGAACCGATGAGGCCGAAGAGGGAGCGGAGGAAGCGGCCGGGGAGGCCGAAGAAGCAGCCGAGGACGCCGAATCCGAGGCGTCGTCGCTCCTCCCCGACGACGCTGCCTCGCTGCGCGAGGAGACGTTCCGCGAACTGCTCGACGTGATGTCGTACCGCGAACTCCAGTCTATCGCCAAGGAGGTCGACGTGAAGGCGAACCTCAGCCGCGAGGAGATGACGGACGAAATCGTCGAGCAGTTTACGAACGCTGAGGACGAAGCCTCCGAGGAATGAGCGACTCACTG
This genomic window contains:
- a CDS encoding winged helix-turn-helix domain-containing protein — encoded protein: MDDTAPSDSPITVDRRPPGEVFALLGNDLRVDVLRALAEAGQEPRTFSALRERVGERDSGKFNYHLGKLVGPFVRREADGYALTLAGQQVVGALLAGTYTAEGRLETLDVHDPCPVCEATPLAVSYEDDHVTIECPACEEWYNYFSFPPGTLDQYDPDELPEAFDRWMYTLFGRITAGFCASCAGRVTGRLEPEHDRPSIAWACDRCGDVARVSASVPLLYHPATLGFLYDHGVDTTRTPSWRLLPERDVAYDVDADGVTVTLTLDGESLTGHVDERGRVAGVERADR
- the trpS gene encoding tryptophan--tRNA ligase; amino-acid sequence: MPTNHDPDTPDAPDSTASDHAADSTTLDPRDVDYETPVERFGAAELTDDHLARFPQPPHPMLRRGVFYAGRDVDALLDACESEAPLSVVTGVGPSGPMHLGHVLPFYVAKWLQAATGAHVYLPLSDDEKYLTRDLSLADVRWYTRENLRDLLAVGFDPERTRIVVDTADADVVYPLATALSKHLTPATVEAVYGAPDSAGAGFYPAVQATHLLLPQFVRGPHTTTVPIAVDQDPHVRLARDLAAKERFDVEKPGALLARFLPALDGPGKMSTTSGDGAPTIALTDDRETVHEKVARYAYSGGQSSVAAHREHGGDPEVDVAFRYLRAFFEPDDATVERLARDYRSGDLLTGELKAYAADRIADFLDAHRARRPSDADLDAALAPYRLTDRERERALAAVGLGPDLSTAAGEH
- a CDS encoding GNAT family N-acetyltransferase is translated as MTEVTVRPAAAADVDGIRRVAQLGWEAAYGAFLDAETVERAMREWYDPDVVAEGIEDPSVVYRVAASDGVVGYATGRLDRATGHLTSLYVDPGRWGEGVGSRLFEAVLERLAERGAEYVEIRVLAENEVGRSFYAGRGVRLVIESETDLFGERVREVVYAGPVRSALAKA
- a CDS encoding KH domain-containing protein — encoded protein: MQHVTIPQDRIGALIGEGGETMRRIEDRAEVRLDIDSETGAVAVETVGDPVTGLMGPDIVRAIGRGFAPEEALSLLDDDMRMFELVDLDAATRNKNDLRRQKGRLIGEDGRTRQLMQELSGASVVIYGSTVGIIGGPEQVRTVRSAVEMLLDGAPHGAVYSFLERRRSEMKRQGLSYHEFSG
- the paaK gene encoding phenylacetate--CoA ligase PaaK, which codes for MVWNDIETASRERVRERQDDRLADVFSHVYENVPFYRERLDEAGLSPGDVDGVADLDRLPFTTKEDLRDTYPDGLFAVADDEMRCIHASSGTTGAPKIIGYTRSDLDLWREVMARSLTAAGVERGQTVQNAYGYGLFTGGLGVHHGCDEVGATVIPIGGGQTKRQLQLLSDLGSETLTCTPSYALYLAEAAEEAGVDLADLPLSTVIFGAEPCTEPMRAAIEERLDVTGVDIYGLSEVIGPGVAIECAEAQAGLHLWDDHFYPEVVDPGTGEVLEEGEEGELVLTTLTKEGLPVLRYRTGDMTSLRFDECDCGRTTARMDNVTGRADDLLIVRGVNLYPSEIEATILDIEGVEPQYRIDLHRAAELDEIEITVERASEYDGDVRALRERVQRELDAQLAFSPDAVRMVDPGGIERQETGKVKRVFDHREVE
- a CDS encoding MaoC/PaaZ C-terminal domain-containing protein, producing the protein MAYSYEPHYFEDMEVGTTFESAGRTITEADFVFHSAFAGDWTELHTNKEYSEDGPFGERIGHGPMTFILTTGLVQRCGFVERTVVAFLGMNYMDIPNPVYIGDTVQAEFEVTERRAFESREDAGLVVIDAHTTNQDGEEVFAGDMKFMFKRRE